AACTGAAATTGTCAAAATGTAGCACTCTCATTCACTATGATTGGCAAACCAATGATAACTGAATTTGTAAAGATATAAACGAGCCGACTATTAATTACAAGGCTTCTCCTCTGAGACGCTTGATACCAGAACAAGATTTGGATTAAGGTCATTCCATTCCGAGTTATAAGCTCAGTTAACTTTtattgtaactgccatgtttttatcacattttttccagtattacgccaacatccatttactatatatacatgtatgtacatagaagcaatccaatgtaactctcattgtacctgaagaaggctggtttggccaaccgaaatatagtacaccactaaaatcaaatctacgttgtatcggctcttgttcaaaatatttagtttctcaacttgtaattacgccgatcagatcaagtcactgatccaacgtacaccgacactgacaggaagattgtccacagttgcttgcttcaaaactcctGAACTTTGAACCTTGTTCCAAGGTGACACTAGGAACGAGGTTCTTAACTTCCAGGATAAGTCACTTAACTGTCCGACATCTTTACAATGTACATGGAAGAAGACATCCATACGGATTACCGCATGTAACCATAACTTAATCCGCTTgcttaagaaaaagaaagaaaacatgtGGACACAACCCGAGGTCTCGCAAAAATTAGTTCACTCGGATAGTACCCAAACTACCAGACAGTGTGATCCTACGTTTGAACAACTGAATTAACTGCAAGTTGTACTTGCCAATTAAAATATACTTTACATAGCTCTCTGAGACTCTGAGCTAACTTGACATTACATAACTTATCCACGCGTGTATCCTGACACGAGCACAAATCACACGTTTTACAAGATTTGTCCCTCGCTACCAATACATTGTCAAGAAAGACGAAGGATTAAAGACAGATAAGAAAACTCCGACGCGTTTCTAGTTTTCTTTTGTACTTTTGGCCCATGTCATCAGATTCACCTAACGGCAATTTTTTTATATACTTGCCGAATGAGTGTATCTGCAAGGCCTTTTAGATTGAACGCAGTTTTGTGGGTGAATTTAGGAAATAGTGTCGGTTCGGATATTTCTAAAAGTGTATAAAAAACGGAAAATTTAAGGGACTAGAAGCTCATTTAGCGAATTGACGAGCTAATTTTGTAGCTCCTGAGAATGTCAGCTGATCTTCTTTTAACTCTCGAAAATCAAAGGGATTGAACTGTCATGATACGAATTTCACTCAAAACGAATTCGAAAATCCTTCGTGAGCTACATTTCCGAAGACATTTTTCAGCCGAGATTATTCGTGAACACCTAACCTACCCCGTGacaaggtttcttttttttactctAAACGTTACGGCTTTACCCgaagttcttataaaaaagacGGGGTATGAAACAAATTTACAAACCCTTGAGCAACGCctttcagccattgctgattaGATAACAAGTGGGCGTTTGTTTTCTTCCGTGGCTTCAGTTTATTTCGCCGTTTGCTTCATCTGCAGCGACTTGCCTGTTACTGTAAATAGCAAAGTATTGCCACACAGGTATCCCGTCAAAACAAATCCAGCGATTTGTTTGAAGATACCATGAGATTCGTTGTTAAATTGACGGGCCACTTAAGCAGAAACACGTTTTTGGTTTCTGGAATGTGGAATCTCGGGAAAATCATGTGTTTGGTCAGTCTCACGCGAAGGGTCACATGGACACTGCAGTCACAAGAATCTGAGCTCGGAAAAAAACCCAACCTCTTTGAATTACAATACATAATTCAGCTGATTTTAAAACCACAAAATTCCACACACAGGAGAGATAGCAAGGTTCAAATTGAATCTACCGCGGAACCGCATCGCCATCTGAATAAGCACTCCAGACTATTGATTTCCACGAAATTTACACGGACGAAATGTTGCCTTGTCGCAAGGAAATGTGcaacgtttttcaaaaaaattccatTAGAAAAAAAGGTGTTCATGTTATATGTCCAGCAGTTTATTTTCAGACACACACATCTGAAGGGGTGGTCTTCAAATAATCTTGATATCACATGTTAACTAGTGCTTGGAGCTAATACACTGTACACCTGTCTGATtaaaaattaagtcaaatgaaGTTTCTTGACTCAAAGTCGAGGTAAAAGTATTTAAATTTAGGAGCAACTGTACGTGATCACAAAATTATAGCGTTTGGTTGTCAAGCGAAACATTCGTTTGGGTAATATTACGTAACGTTGAGTTGTGTGGTTTTGTCGCAATTTGTTAAGACGGTGCAGTCGGGACGACGAACTTGAAAACGCAACTAAAAAGTGCCGGAGTAGCTTTTTATTCGGTAATGTCGAGGCCAAGAAATAGCAATGAAGAGTTCGTCAATGAAGCAACCTGAAGGTGAAAACGACCAATAACCAAATTGCAGAAGACAGAGGCAAAGTGTTTTAGTAGAAAACACTCGTTCCGCCAAAAATAAAGtgcaatcaagagaaaatgaggggacagaatTGAAAAGTCCTTATTACTGCTTGTCAGCCGAATATCATGATCTGTTACTGCCTCGGCCCTTAGGTTTGGGCGTGGTGGAGCTCTGAAAGTCACTGTCAGCATTTGAATGTAAAATGTGACCTAGAAAATGTATTTCGAGATTCATACATGCGAAGTCTCTTGTGTCCGGAAATGCGGATACAAATGAGGAAATCAGTGAAAATGTAAATTTGGTACCCTTGCGAGAAAAAACCGTCAAAACAAACACTCGTAAGACATAATGCATGAGGTTGGCAGGCGGACAAACTTTTCAAGGAGCGCGGCgataacaaaggaaaacgtcAAAAGCAGTATTCCGTCAAACAACGAAAAGAGGATGTTGTCAAGGTCTGCGAGAAGCAACCGGATCAACCATGTCTTCGAACGCGGGGTCGTCTTGACAAAACACAGACTTTCATTAAGTAACTAACGCAGTTTAAGCTTTCGATTAACGCAAAGTTGTATCTGTTAGAAATTTCCTACACCGTGTGAGGTCTTTTCTGCAGACGAGACTTGTTTTCGTAGCGGCTGTGTAACTTGGCAGCATTTCTTGTGGCAGCGGGACCATGTCGTGTTTTTAGAAATGTTGATCCGCCATATCATTGGTGGAACTGTCACTGAAGTTGTGTTTGATTGGTGTTATGCATGGCATGACGTCACATATACACAGACCGAATAAATACGTCTGTGTACTTGTGTTGGCATTGTTGCAGTGTTGCAGTGGCGTGTGTGCACTTACTTCCCTGCGGCTTGCAATGCTATATCTTAAGTGAGACAGCTCTTCGTTTAGGAACAATTCTGGTGTAACAATGGGTTGTAATAACACCAAAAAGCTACCGGAAGATGAGGAGAATATTAAGTCTTCGAAGGTCCCATCACGTGAATTTGGTGGCCGGCCTGACAAATTGAACAATATAATGTGGAAATACGCGGAGAAGAAATCGAAGAAAGGACGAGTTGTGGAAGGAAGATTCAGCTTTGATCCTATCGTTACCGATAATTACGACATCAAAGCTCTGATAGGTAAGGGATCATTTAGTCGCGTCGTTCGAGTTGAACATAAAGCAACAAAGCAACCGTATGCAATCAAGATGATCAAAATACGAGATGGCAAAGACTTATTAGAGTGTGAACTGGCTGTGCTTAGAAAAGTGAAACACGAGTACATTGTTCAACTGCACGAGGTTTTTGAATGTGCAGAAAGAGTTTATCTAGTTATGGAGCTTTTAACTGGCGGTGAACTGTTCGATCGAATTGCATCTAGAGGGTCGTTCACAGAGCGAGATGCAACTCAAGTGCTGCAGATGGTCCTGGAGGGCGTTCGCTATCTGCATGCACTTGGTGTAACGCATCGGGATCTCAAACCGGAAAATTTATTATACTATCACCCAGGGCCAGATTCTAAAATCATGATCACTGATTTTGGATTATCAAAAACCCGTCAAAACTCTACAAATGAGACAATGGACACCACCTGTGGAACTCCGGAATACATCGCTCCCGAAATACTCTTGCGGTGTTCATACACCAATGCAGTGGACATGTGGGCCATTGGAGTAATTACGTATATTTTGCTTAGCGGGCAAATGCCCTTCGCGGATGATAATCGAACAAGATTGTATAAGGCGATTTTGAAAGCGAAGTATTCCTACCATGGCGAGGTAAGATTCAGATACACAGGTTTGTTTATCTAAACCTCTCTGTTGATCGCTTGTTGCTTACTTACTTTGTTCGAGCTGGTTGGGTATATTGTTCTCACGGGCTACGTTGAAgcgtgtgtgctgttaactgcTTCGTACCTGTGAAAAGGAGCCTCTGCAGAAATTAGAGAGTTTTTCGTGAGAATTTCGCCTATCGAAGCCTGAAATCGAAGCTATCAGTTAAACGCATGCTTGGAAATGTCGCGGCTGAAAAATGAAGATGTATATCGATTACGGGCGCGTTTCATTGGGAAATCTTTCTCGGAAAAATTAACTCAACTATTGAAGGGTAGTTTAAGCGCCATTTTGTCCGAGAAATTCGTTGATCTGTTATTGTTTTAGAGGCGGAAAAAGCCGGTATAATTTGTGGTAACGTTCGTCACAGAATGTTTGTTATTAAGCTTAAGTTCGCTTTGATTACACATTGCAATAGTTGCCGGGGTTAACTTAAATTTGACCTCCATAACCCTATTTGAATAGAACCAATTTCAACGCATAATAGTTTTATTGATCGCAGCAAATTATCCACTGAGCTTCCAATTTGAGTTTCAGTTTAGTCGAGGATGGCAGCACACGGTACGAAGTCCATCGTTTTTCTGTTTCATGTCAAGAATGTTCGATCACAGGGTCGCGCGATTTGTTGAAACacgatttttttgtaaaaatttcATATGTCAGTCGTCTATCGTTGGTCAGATGGCGTAACAGAATTAGCGTGATTTTCTTGCGGTCAATTTAGTAGATATCATTCACAGTTGTTCATTGATAGCTTCGCCGTCTACACATGACGGATGCATGCCGGAGGTATTCCTTTGCGCTGCCGCCGGATGTCAAATAGCTGGGGTGGGTATTATTGTTATAACATTCCTCGGATTTTGCGGTAAGCTACTTGTACTTGTAGTTAGCGGTTGGCTCAACAAGTATGCATGGACGTACAGGGCATTGTTTACATTGCAGTCATATAAAACCAAGAAATTGCTAACCAATCCAAATGAATGAAATGGAAGTTGCAAGATCTTAGTCTGTGGATCATTTGGGTGAAAGCCGTCTGCTTTGCAAGATCTTTAATAACATGGACATCTTGAGTGCATGAGTTACCTTAATTTAAAGGGGAAGTCTTTGTAATTTAGAACAACAGTGTGTAGCATGATTTGGAACCTGTTGACATATTCCATAATATTATACTGTGTTTCTTTAACATTATAttaaaaccctaaccctaacacagTGCTGTGAACAAATGCTTGTAACAAATAAGATGACAGATTCTAACTACCTGTACTAATTTAAGCATAAACTGCATCATTATTTTCAGTCTTAATAATACAAAAGTTTATGCTTGAAGAATCAGTGATGTTTCATTTTAATACATGTACCTCTGTACAATGGTTTGTGccttaaaaaatgaaaacagaaaagAGGCCTGGTATGGAACACATTGTGACAGGATTATATTCAATCAAGAGAGACTACTTAAGCTCTTGGTTTGAAGCCAACAAAATAAAAAGGGGACTTTCTATATACTTCTAGGAAATAAACATTTACATTTTGTACAAAAATCATGTTTTAAAACATTTGATTACCTCATTCAGTTTGCAAATATGGTAATCACTGCATTTAAAACAATCTCAACTGGTTTGATTGTGGAACCTCAGTTCTACAGGTTGTAACGTTTTCCGGTTTATTTATAATGTTTGTGGGTGTATTTAGCAAGTCCAAGTTGTCAATAAATTTATTTCCCTTTCTGGGACATCATTGAAATGTTATCTTTCTTAAATACTGTCACCATGTCATGTTGCCAAAAAAGacaaagagaaaacaagacCAAACACCCAACAGTCTGAAGGTGGTTCCAAGGAGGACACAAGCTTGAGTGTCTCTTCTTCTGTCTGGttgttttatttccttttgttaGTGAGGGCAGCAGGGATGcaggtgatttttttttgctgaatgcAAAACAGATTTATTGTCAAAGATGTTATTTAATCACATACAATATTCAGGATTATAAGAAAGGTTATACTTTTGCATGAAGAAATGTGATGTTAAAGTCGAGATTACATTAAGTTTGCTTTTAATAGGTCAAAGGTTTGAATGCACAATTTGTTCCTTACCAAAGTATGTTAATCCTTGTGTTAGAGATATGTGGCATGTTTTTACTTCTTTTAACTCTGGACTTGTTACCTCACTAGATTGCCTTACATTTTTAATGCGAATGGAAAACACAGCAAATCAGACACGGAAAGCCATTTTGCTGTAGactgttaatattattaatctTGTTTTGCTTACTTTTTGGATTAAATCTCCCAACAATTAGAATGTATGCCACTTGTTTGTTCCTTTAATTGAAAGAGTTTTGTCAACTTtttcgataataataataatatgagttatgaatgataataataacaataataatgataatatgaGGTGCGAGTTAAGTTAATTATGTAGCTAAACTGATTTAGTAATTGGCACAAGTATCAAAGGGACACTCCATTTTTTTTACGGATTAAGTTAGATTTTTGGCCCTAGTTGCTGATCATGTTGACCCGCAAGCAAATTGAAGCTCGCCATGGCTCATTTCTGACAgatcaataattattagcaTGCTATTCCTttctatggaaaaaaaaaatgcactttACTTCATATTCCAAATGTAGTTTGAAGGGGTGCTAACAACTGTGGGTtgaaatttctgaaattctagaatgtttattactgggttgccatatggcgAGCCAGTCggaaaaaaagctaaatttagtcatttccttttttttttccgtgtcaggAAAAGtgtttcctgtcactccccctgctaagtggtgcaCACAGTCTTTTGCACatattttggtaggtttcagggggcagtagaaatgcgtagatggagctcaagaatggaatgcaattggataaacaagacaggcagtgaaaaataaatactcaCACTTATTTGGCTACAAGCCGAGctcagctataagccgagaccctaAACTTCTTAcgcaaaaaatcaacttgatcaacacgaattgtaaatgcataatactcggctataagcctagacccattttaggtcttgatggCAGTTTATTACCGGTCTTCATTGACACCTTGGTTCTGGAAAACTATCTAGGGGTCCTTATTTGTTTGATTTGCCTTAAAGGTGGTCTCTGTAATCCATAACAATCCTGCCCTAATTAATAAATTTGATGCCATTCTTCTGTCATGTTCATGAAAGTAACTCTTCCTTGATGTCACTTAGTAGGGGCTTATGGCACACTATTACCGGTATACATTCTGAGATCTGATTGGGTAACATTACTGGTCTGGTATTTAGTGTTTGACAGGGTATATTTTGGTAGATTTCAGGGGgcagtagaaatgcgtagatggagctcaagaatggaatgcaattggataaacaagacaggcagtgaaaaataaatactcaCACTTATTTGGCTACAAGCCGAGCTccgctataagccgagaccctaAACTTCTTACGCAAGCATTACATCTTTTCTGTAATGAGTTAAAAGTTAATTCGCATTATGCCTATCTTGAGTGACtgaggaaaaaggaaaatctGCAAAATTTCAATTAGGGGTTGATTGTGTGAAATGCAATAATAAAACTGTATTGTTTCAAATTACATTAAATTGGTTTTTAATAGATAGATATGATGAATTTATATAAAATATGGTATATGTGTAAGACCGTTCTTGACAGAAACTGGTGGATGGTAAACAATGAAAATACACATGATTAATGCAGCAGAGTGAAGTAAAAGTTCCTTGAATTCAAACGATAAGCAAAGAACCAAATTCACTTGTTCCAGCGTTAGATCTTTTCTGTAATGCATACCAAAACCtccaccatagttaatagagaggactggtttggaagctcggcaaacatcaaaggagcaaacaaagatgccaagatttaggttggaaagtccacgaccgtgcacaatcttttgttttgcgctcatacactattcataaattatgtaaccaacacgtttctattggttagttcctcagtacagagtaaacaactattgtgttttgtgcacggtcaaggccaaaaaagagaacaaaaacctacaacaaagaaagttgtcgggtttcataaccattctcgtctattaactatgcctCCACTATCACCATTGGATCTAGGTGTGTGAGCAAGTTGATGTGTATGCAGtgggaataataatattatgaattACATAGTTGAAAATATATTAGGTTTCAGCCAGGTTTCTGTTTAAGCTAGAAAATCAAGGTTTTTGTCAACCATGTAGTCCTTGATTTGCAGGGTTTTATTGTTGATAGATCTCGCATTCAGAAGGCAGAAATTTAGTGAATTCACAGTTTCAGCCGTTGTTGTTTGAGCAGCACCACACGTTGAAGATTGTTGATTAATCTGCACCAAGTTATTAAAGAACTTGTGAAGGTCATGTTAAAACCTAGTTCTCGTTCTCAAAGCCAAGAGTTATGGTCTTAAATAAGTAAGTTTTTTGACCATGGCAGAATTATGTGCATTTTTTTCAGAAGTTACAAGTCGGTGAAGCAAAGAATGTTTGAGGTCGGGGTCAGGATTGCAATAAATATCCATGCAAATTGGAAGATCAGCAACAAATATAGTTGCTgtgggtagcctacactttgaaTGAAGGTTTTTTACAATGTAGATGATTTCCTTTGCAGTTCACaatatttcattgttttttatgtCACAATATTGGTCAGTATGTGCTACCGTTTTTTTTGCTATTTACTCTGATTCATGCTCAGCCACCCACTGTATCATATCCAGTTCGAGTCTGTAGTGCAACGTCCACATTCCATGACCTAACCATAGGCTTAAGTGCAGTAATAGAatagttgttcacatttaaaactgttgttaacagAATTGATTCCAATAATAAGCCAGcaaacagatgctttacaagtttctacgatggtattttaaccctttcagccccgatagtgccaaatggcacttatagattttactctgtctaatgccagacgattttactcgtcaatggggaacccctcggggcttaaagggttaagctaacagcgtgaaaaaactaagtccctgtttaaccctttcagccccgatagtgccaaatggcacttatagattttactctgtgtaacgccagacgattttactcatcaatggggaacccctcgggccttaaagggttaaatagTAAATCtgatactttttcttaacaatacagGAAGAATAATTTACTTTATTAACATAAAGTAAATGCTCTTAAAGTTTTTGTTCATGGAAAGGTCCAATCCCCAAAATCCAGTTTGATAACTATAGCAGAGGTCTTAAGAAGCAGCTCCACACTAACAATAAGTGCAGAAAAAATAGTGGAACCAACATAAATGCAGATGGTATGCAGAGCTGCAAAAAGTCACAGGCAGCCATATTGGCACATAGCTCGCCATTCCAACCAAACTTCCTGAAATTTTGATTGAATAGAAAGTCCCTGGAGCTGTCTACAGATAAATGAAAGAGGAACAGGTCTGCATTCCTCACAGCACCACCCATCTAGAATTACATAATAAATGGTTGGACTTGAGGGAAGGGGGCCAGTTGGTGAGGTTGCAGGAATCAGAGTCCCAGATCCAAGTCCTGGCCTAACCTCAAGCATGAGTTGTTCTCTGTAGGCCCTTGTTCAGTCTTTCTAATAGGCTTGTTAACAGCCATTTTCCCACATTTGGGACCTTGAATTCTCTTCCTTACACTTGTGTCATTTCATTTGCCTTGCTGGACAAGAAAAATCTATCTAGGGGTGTGGTTGCTGGTAATTTACAgtttattttcttaattattatttttgcaaTAGATGTTAGCCATGAAGAAAATTTGAATGATCAgtgattttaaattgaaaaggaGATTGCATTCTGTCCTGCCATAGTGCCAGTTCCACTTTGAAACTGATGTTTGGATATAAACCAGTTGAGTTTCTCTTTACACTTACCCTTGTCATGTTTGGTAAATTGCTTTTAGGCATGGAAAGATGTCTCTGATCTTGCTAAGGACTTTATTAACCAGTTACTGGTTCTAGAACCAGAAGAACGTATGACAGCAGAAGACAGCTTAGGGCATCGCTGGATTACAACGTGTGCTGGCACCTCTAGTCTTAAAAATCTTCAAAAGGCAGTCAGTAAGAACTGGCGTAAGAGTTCCTCTAGGTTAAACAGTGCAAGGTCAAATGCCTCTCAGAAGTCAAACAGATCATATCGGCCAGGGAGGTCTGTTCTATCAGCAAAGCGCTCCAAGAACACGACTGTTGCTCAAGATGCAAGCCTGATCTCTTCCTCGTCAAATTTTCCTGCACATGAGGACAAGGAAAGTGCAAGCAAATCTTCAGCTTTAACAGAACCTGATGTGAAACTGACCAAACAGTTTGTGGAGAAACTGCCTTCTGTTATTAATGAAGATGAAAGAGAACTCCTGCAAAGCACTTCTTCAGTGTGTGAATCTGTACGTCTTGAATGCAGGGTCACAGAGATCAAGTACAATACGAAACAGGCCAGAGAAAATAAAACTCGACAGACAGCTGCACCTGTGCGTGAAAAGGAAAGTCAGAACCCTGATCGTAAAAAGATCAACTCCTTAGTTCTGGATTACTATACATCAACTGATCCTTCTGTACACAAATCAACCCCTATAGCAGTTCC
The Montipora capricornis isolate CH-2021 chromosome 10, ASM3666992v2, whole genome shotgun sequence genome window above contains:
- the LOC138022011 gene encoding serine/threonine-protein kinase H1-like, yielding MGCNNTKKLPEDEENIKSSKVPSREFGGRPDKLNNIMWKYAEKKSKKGRVVEGRFSFDPIVTDNYDIKALIGKGSFSRVVRVEHKATKQPYAIKMIKIRDGKDLLECELAVLRKVKHEYIVQLHEVFECAERVYLVMELLTGGELFDRIASRGSFTERDATQVLQMVLEGVRYLHALGVTHRDLKPENLLYYHPGPDSKIMITDFGLSKTRQNSTNETMDTTCGTPEYIAPEILLRCSYTNAVDMWAIGVITYILLSGQMPFADDNRTRLYKAILKAKYSYHGEAWKDVSDLAKDFINQLLVLEPEERMTAEDSLGHRWITTCAGTSSLKNLQKAVSKNWRKSSSRLNSARSNASQKSNRSYRPGRSVLSAKRSKNTTVAQDASLISSSSNFPAHEDKESASKSSALTEPDVKLTKQFVEKLPSVINEDERELLQSTSSVCESVRLECRVTEIKYNTKQARENKTRQTAAPVREKESQNPDRKKINSLVLDYYTSTDPSVHKSTPIAVPSSREQSHIVMRDNFLANQSWEQQLQLDISQLGSSPYRLRPLSPLPKKNKVYCSYDSA